The following are encoded in a window of Bacillus sp. SORGH_AS_0510 genomic DNA:
- a CDS encoding pentapeptide repeat-containing protein: MKIDSPRISPDLTPKKFHDIFYEEDSILEMCTIVDSVFENEVVDRVRLLNAVVKNCRFNQTDFENGDFTDVSFENCDFSNVNLSKASIHRVEFKNCKLVGVNFTESSFGNVRFTNSVLNLATFGNAKLEKVVFQDVSLRNTDFYDCKLKKVDYQYCQLDGANFDQTSLKGIDISSSTFDTITVSMEKLVGCKVSSQQAIQFATLMGLIIGDSPPAL; encoded by the coding sequence ATGAAAATTGATTCACCTAGGATTTCACCTGATTTAACACCCAAGAAGTTCCACGATATTTTTTATGAAGAAGATTCCATCTTAGAAATGTGCACCATTGTTGATTCAGTGTTTGAAAATGAAGTGGTTGATCGTGTGCGATTATTGAATGCGGTCGTGAAAAATTGCCGGTTCAACCAAACTGATTTCGAGAACGGCGATTTTACGGACGTTAGTTTTGAAAACTGTGATTTTTCGAATGTCAATTTGAGTAAGGCGTCCATTCATCGTGTGGAGTTTAAAAATTGCAAGCTGGTTGGTGTCAATTTTACCGAGTCGAGCTTCGGAAATGTGAGATTTACGAATTCGGTGTTAAATTTGGCCACCTTCGGAAATGCGAAGCTAGAGAAGGTTGTTTTTCAGGATGTTTCCTTAAGAAATACCGATTTCTACGATTGTAAGCTTAAGAAAGTGGATTACCAGTATTGTCAGCTAGACGGAGCAAACTTTGATCAAACGTCCTTAAAAGGAATCGATATTAGTTCCTCTACCTTTGATACAATCACTGTTTCCATGGAAAAACTAGTGGGCTGCAAAGTATCCTCACAACAGGCTATTCAGTTTGCTACATTGATGGGATTGATTATTGGGGACAGTCCCCCGGCGCTTTAG
- a CDS encoding RNA polymerase sigma factor yields the protein MKVSDCRDREILKWYEEFNESIFKYILMMIQDYQQAEDLRHEVFLKAYVHYDSFKRQSNPKTWLYSIAHNLTIDFIRKRKPIVLLKEAFLFKKDPEPLPEDQIQMKESAYELYKALGSIKDSYREVIILRKIKGFSIEETADVLGWSESKVKSTLFRALPALEKQLLKEGHLLEETI from the coding sequence ATGAAGGTGTCGGATTGTAGAGATAGGGAAATTTTGAAGTGGTACGAGGAGTTTAACGAATCAATTTTTAAATATATTTTGATGATGATACAAGATTATCAGCAAGCGGAGGACCTGCGTCATGAGGTCTTTTTAAAGGCCTATGTTCATTATGATTCCTTTAAGCGGCAATCCAATCCGAAAACATGGCTTTACAGTATTGCTCATAATCTGACCATTGATTTTATCCGAAAACGTAAGCCAATCGTGCTATTGAAGGAAGCGTTTTTGTTTAAGAAGGACCCTGAGCCGCTACCTGAAGATCAGATTCAAATGAAGGAAAGTGCCTATGAATTATACAAAGCTTTAGGGTCCATCAAAGACTCCTATAGGGAAGTCATTATTTTGAGGAAAATCAAAGGATTTTCGATTGAGGAAACGGCCGATGTATTGGGGTGGTCTGAAAGTAAGGTCAAGTCGACTCTTTTTCGAGCACTCCCTGCATTAGAAAAGCAATTGTTAAAGGAGGGCCATCTGCTTGAAGAAACCATATAG
- a CDS encoding alpha/beta fold hydrolase has product MPKCLVGDIAMNYEIFGEGKPVVLIHGFGPDSRLMIGCMEPIFTKREGYKRIYIDLPGMGHTKGHESIQCSDDMLDVVIQFIDTIIPNQNFLLAGQSYGGYISRGVIAKRKKMVDGVAFICPMIVPEMENRTLPEHVVLFEDKEFLGQLSKEDKDDFCAINVVLDENKWKRYKKEVSSGCAIADEKFLAVIKKNYGFTFNVDCISFNHPSVFLLGKQDSVVGYQDAFKLLDNYPRATFAVLDQAGHNLHIEQEALFNSHINEWLDRID; this is encoded by the coding sequence ATGCCTAAGTGTCTGGTTGGCGATATAGCGATGAACTATGAAATATTTGGTGAAGGAAAGCCGGTTGTCTTAATTCATGGTTTCGGTCCTGATTCTAGATTAATGATAGGTTGTATGGAACCTATTTTTACGAAAAGAGAAGGGTATAAAAGGATTTATATAGACCTACCGGGGATGGGGCATACGAAAGGGCATGAATCCATCCAGTGTTCAGATGACATGCTAGATGTTGTGATTCAATTTATTGATACCATTATTCCGAATCAAAACTTTTTACTTGCTGGTCAATCTTATGGTGGGTATATATCTCGCGGGGTCATCGCAAAGCGAAAGAAAATGGTCGATGGTGTTGCTTTTATTTGTCCAATGATTGTACCAGAAATGGAGAATAGAACCTTACCAGAACATGTCGTTCTTTTTGAAGATAAGGAATTCTTGGGCCAATTAAGCAAAGAAGATAAAGATGATTTTTGTGCGATTAATGTGGTACTGGATGAGAATAAGTGGAAGCGGTACAAAAAGGAAGTATCCAGTGGTTGTGCCATTGCAGATGAAAAATTCTTAGCGGTCATTAAGAAGAATTACGGATTCACATTTAATGTGGATTGTATTTCATTTAATCACCCTAGTGTTTTTCTTCTAGGAAAGCAAGACTCTGTTGTGGGATATCAAGATGCCTTCAAGCTACTTGATAACTACCCGCGGGCCACCTTTGCCGTCTTAGATCAAGCAGGCCATAATTTGCATATAGAGCAAGAAGCTTTGTTTAACTCTCATATAAATGAGTGGTTAGATAGGATAGATTAA
- a CDS encoding pyruvate oxidase, producing MFKPTAGEKLIELLIEWGVDHIYGMPGDSINSIIEPLRKAQDKIKFIQVRHEEAGALAAASYAKLTGKLGVCTAIAGPGAIHLLNGLYDAKLDRVPVLALTGQVESDLLGTDSFQEVNLERMFDDVAVYNQRIMSAEQLPAVVNQAIRTAYARKGVAVLTIPDDIPRFEVGNEARVTSSFTAKQEILPLKEDLQRAKELINDAERPVILAGRGTHGIRETLLGFAEKIAAPIVLTLPGKGAIPDKHPYCLGGLGLIGTKAAYEAMQDTDLLLMIGTSFPFTGFLPDNARTIQIDIDPYQIGKRYPVDVGLAGDAGLTLDWLLENVRGNENCDFLDACQETMQHWWSRLEKQEEEESVPIKPQRVIRALQQVATEDAVLSVDVGNVTVWMARHFHMTQQKMIISSWLATLGCGLPGALAGQIAYPDKQVFAICGDGGFGMTMNDFVTAVKYQLPIVVVVLNNHKIAMIKFEQEVMGNIEFGTELHNPNFAKYAEACGGVGYRVERPEELLPAFQEAVKQKKPCIIDVLVDAEEAPMPANITFAQAAGYTKHMLKVLFEEGKIDLPPL from the coding sequence TTGTTTAAGCCGACTGCTGGGGAGAAGTTAATTGAGCTTTTGATTGAGTGGGGTGTGGATCATATTTATGGGATGCCGGGGGATTCGATTAATTCGATTATTGAGCCGCTCCGTAAAGCACAGGACAAGATTAAGTTTATCCAGGTTCGCCATGAAGAAGCGGGAGCGCTTGCTGCTGCTTCCTATGCGAAGTTGACAGGGAAGCTTGGGGTTTGTACTGCCATTGCGGGGCCTGGCGCCATTCACCTTTTAAATGGTCTATATGATGCAAAGCTTGACAGGGTACCGGTACTAGCCCTGACTGGACAGGTTGAGTCAGATTTATTAGGAACGGATTCCTTCCAGGAGGTTAACCTTGAGCGGATGTTTGATGATGTGGCCGTTTACAATCAGCGGATAATGTCTGCTGAACAGCTCCCGGCAGTGGTGAACCAAGCGATTCGGACGGCTTATGCCCGAAAAGGGGTGGCTGTTCTAACAATCCCAGATGATATTCCACGGTTTGAGGTGGGAAATGAAGCACGGGTGACATCTAGTTTTACAGCCAAGCAGGAAATTCTACCGTTAAAAGAAGATTTACAGAGGGCGAAGGAATTAATAAATGATGCGGAAAGACCTGTGATTCTTGCAGGAAGAGGAACGCATGGCATTCGGGAGACGCTGTTAGGATTTGCTGAAAAAATTGCCGCTCCTATTGTCCTCACTTTACCAGGCAAAGGGGCCATTCCCGATAAACATCCCTATTGTTTAGGCGGACTCGGATTGATTGGAACAAAGGCTGCCTATGAAGCGATGCAGGATACGGATCTGCTCCTGATGATTGGGACATCGTTCCCGTTCACGGGCTTTTTACCGGACAATGCAAGAACGATTCAAATTGATATCGATCCCTATCAAATTGGGAAGCGGTATCCTGTTGATGTGGGGCTAGCTGGTGACGCGGGATTGACACTCGATTGGCTGTTGGAAAATGTTCGTGGGAATGAGAATTGTGATTTTTTAGATGCGTGTCAGGAGACGATGCAGCACTGGTGGAGCCGTTTGGAAAAACAGGAAGAAGAGGAGTCTGTTCCAATTAAGCCACAGAGGGTGATTCGTGCCTTGCAGCAGGTGGCGACGGAGGATGCGGTTTTGTCGGTGGATGTTGGAAATGTGACGGTGTGGATGGCTCGCCATTTCCATATGACCCAACAGAAAATGATTATCTCGAGTTGGTTGGCAACGCTTGGATGCGGCCTCCCGGGGGCGCTTGCCGGACAGATTGCATATCCCGATAAACAGGTATTTGCGATTTGCGGTGATGGTGGGTTTGGTATGACGATGAATGATTTTGTCACAGCAGTGAAGTATCAGCTTCCCATTGTTGTTGTGGTGTTAAACAACCATAAGATTGCGATGATCAAGTTTGAGCAAGAGGTTATGGGGAATATCGAATTTGGAACTGAGCTTCATAATCCAAACTTTGCAAAATATGCGGAGGCGTGTGGTGGGGTTGGCTACCGTGTCGAGCGTCCCGAAGAGTTGCTTCCGGCATTTCAAGAGGCCGTGAAGCAGAAGAAGCCTTGTATCATTGATGTGTTGGTAGATGCGGAGGAAGCGCCAATGCCGGCGAATATTACCTTCGCGCAGGCAGCCGGCTACACCAAACACATGTTGAAAGTACTGTTTGAAGAAGGAAAAATCGATCTGCCACCATTGTAA
- a CDS encoding GNAT family N-acetyltransferase: MQKLCRRFCTVKQLRPHLGEDDFLIKIKRMQATNGYHLVAVIEDNEVKAAAGYRVTESLAWGKYFYVDDLITDEVSRRKGYAKTLWNWLIEQAQIQGCEQFHLDSGVHRHDAHRFYLKGGLDITCHHFQMTL; this comes from the coding sequence ATGCAGAAATTATGTCGGCGTTTTTGCACGGTTAAGCAACTCCGGCCACACTTAGGCGAAGATGATTTTTTAATTAAAATCAAACGCATGCAAGCGACAAACGGATATCACTTAGTTGCGGTTATTGAAGATAATGAGGTGAAGGCGGCAGCGGGATATCGGGTGACTGAATCTCTCGCCTGGGGTAAGTATTTTTATGTGGATGATTTGATTACTGATGAGGTAAGCCGTCGCAAAGGGTATGCGAAAACCCTTTGGAATTGGCTGATCGAACAAGCCCAAATCCAGGGCTGTGAGCAATTTCACCTCGATTCAGGTGTCCATAGACACGATGCTCACCGTTTTTACCTTAAAGGCGGTTTAGATATTACATGCCATCATTTCCAGATGACTCTTTAG
- a CDS encoding DUF6376 family protein: MKKKKHFFLIIAVSILLSACSFLGEVNDSIDYVNQATDHINKLNTFAEEAPQLIQSAATDLAVQKELEIKLVNLKQDIETFININDVPSIAKDIHQELVVKNEQLLDEINQVLQNGHLVLDKLENSQIFATLNEVTNLLNRIENLGQ; the protein is encoded by the coding sequence ATGAAGAAAAAGAAACATTTTTTTCTAATTATTGCGGTCTCAATACTATTAAGTGCATGCTCATTTTTAGGTGAAGTGAATGATTCGATTGACTACGTAAATCAAGCCACTGACCATATTAATAAATTAAATACCTTTGCTGAAGAAGCCCCTCAATTGATCCAAAGTGCTGCCACTGATTTAGCGGTTCAGAAAGAACTTGAAATTAAATTGGTCAACCTTAAACAGGATATAGAAACCTTTATCAATATCAACGATGTCCCTTCTATAGCAAAAGACATACATCAAGAGTTAGTTGTAAAAAATGAACAACTGCTCGATGAAATCAATCAAGTGTTACAAAACGGCCATTTGGTATTGGATAAGTTAGAAAACTCACAAATTTTTGCAACGCTAAATGAAGTAACCAATTTATTAAATAGAATTGAAAACCTTGGTCAATAA
- a CDS encoding FAD-binding oxidoreductase, giving the protein MNLHKGQLFWETTEEKELQIPRRDTDDDYDVIIIGGGMSGALNAYTLEKEGLKIAVVDKGKMGEGSTLANTGLLQFSNDIMLHELIEQIGEEKAVLFYKKCLEAVNELEAVSETLDLPSDFIRRKSLYFASKDSHIQKIKQEYEVLAKNGFKVDYWTQADIENHFPFSKPAALMMNGDAEVNPFQLNRGIIDYLNKKNVHLFENVDVRDVAETEAGVEVRTSLGRFNGKHVIFATGYDDPQLLVKNRLELNRSYAIATEPIDDLSAWENRALIWETNRPYLYLRTTADGRIIAGGLDEDQPKTAPSEEWIENRAHQLKREVEKLFPMLDIRIGYAWGALFGESIDNLPFIGKHPSKNRIYYLLGYGGNGTVYSMLGSFLLRDLIFERPNRMAEIVKLDR; this is encoded by the coding sequence ATGAATTTACATAAAGGACAATTATTCTGGGAGACGACGGAAGAAAAGGAGCTGCAGATTCCTAGGCGAGACACGGATGACGACTACGATGTCATCATTATCGGTGGTGGAATGTCTGGTGCCTTGAATGCCTATACCCTGGAAAAGGAAGGGCTGAAAATAGCCGTTGTTGATAAAGGCAAGATGGGGGAAGGGAGCACGCTGGCCAACACGGGTTTACTGCAATTCTCCAATGATATCATGCTTCATGAACTGATTGAACAAATCGGTGAAGAAAAAGCGGTGCTTTTTTATAAAAAATGCCTGGAAGCCGTCAATGAACTGGAAGCCGTTTCGGAAACATTAGATCTACCGAGTGATTTTATCCGAAGGAAAAGTCTTTATTTTGCCAGTAAAGACTCACATATCCAAAAAATCAAACAGGAATACGAAGTATTAGCCAAAAACGGTTTTAAAGTCGACTATTGGACCCAAGCGGATATAGAAAACCATTTTCCTTTCTCCAAGCCGGCTGCGCTTATGATGAACGGTGACGCTGAGGTCAATCCTTTTCAATTGAACCGTGGAATCATTGATTATCTGAACAAGAAAAACGTCCATTTATTTGAAAATGTAGATGTTCGTGATGTTGCGGAAACCGAGGCTGGTGTTGAAGTCCGTACTTCCCTAGGCCGTTTCAATGGAAAACACGTTATATTCGCCACTGGTTATGATGACCCGCAATTATTAGTGAAAAACCGTCTGGAACTTAACCGTTCGTATGCGATCGCAACAGAGCCAATTGATGATCTCTCCGCGTGGGAGAACCGGGCGCTGATTTGGGAAACCAACCGGCCTTATTTATATTTAAGGACTACGGCAGATGGACGGATTATTGCTGGAGGTTTAGATGAGGACCAACCGAAGACGGCACCAAGTGAAGAATGGATTGAGAACCGGGCGCATCAACTGAAACGGGAAGTGGAGAAGCTGTTCCCGATGTTGGATATTAGAATTGGTTATGCATGGGGAGCCCTCTTTGGCGAATCCATTGATAATCTTCCTTTTATAGGGAAGCACCCTTCCAAAAATCGAATCTATTACTTGCTAGGGTACGGTGGTAATGGAACGGTTTACAGTATGCTGGGGTCTTTTTTATTGAGAGATTTAATCTTTGAGCGGCCAAACAGAATGGCTGAGATTGTGAAACTAGATCGGTAG